In Nocardioides sp. InS609-2, a single genomic region encodes these proteins:
- the xseA gene encoding exodeoxyribonuclease VII large subunit, which yields MAFETSPTQPAPVRQIASAISSWIDRLGSVWVEGQIAQVTRRPGVQTVFMTLRDSVADISVTVTCARSLLDSLDPPLVEGASVVIHAKASFYPNRGTLSLQAREIRMVGLGELLARLERRRQLLAAEGLFAPELKRSLPFLPACVGLVTAPKSAAERDVIDNATRRWPAVRFEVAYAAMQGPRSASEVIEAVERLDRHPDVDVIVIARGGGSLEDLLPFSDEGLIRAVHAVKKPVVSAIGHEPDQPLLDLVADVRASTPTDAARRLVPDVVEEVQGVVWARGRIRTLLGQWLDREQGGLDALRSRPALADPRTLLDARVDELTTLRERARRSLSHRLDRAADDIDHHRARARGLSPLATLERGYAVLQDADGHVVTSIEGIDAGRAVSVRVSDGRVHATTDRVESLDHSPEGDTHG from the coding sequence GTGGCCTTCGAGACGTCTCCGACACAGCCGGCACCCGTCCGGCAGATCGCCAGCGCGATCTCGTCGTGGATCGACCGGCTGGGCAGCGTCTGGGTCGAGGGCCAGATCGCCCAGGTCACCCGCCGGCCAGGCGTGCAGACGGTGTTCATGACCCTGCGCGACTCGGTGGCCGACATCTCGGTCACGGTCACGTGCGCACGCAGCCTGCTCGACAGCCTCGACCCGCCGCTGGTCGAGGGCGCCAGCGTGGTCATCCACGCGAAGGCGTCGTTCTACCCCAACCGCGGCACCCTGTCGCTGCAGGCCCGCGAGATCCGGATGGTCGGCCTCGGCGAACTGTTGGCCCGCCTCGAGCGCCGCCGCCAGCTGCTGGCCGCCGAGGGGCTCTTCGCGCCCGAGCTCAAGCGGTCGCTGCCGTTCCTGCCCGCCTGCGTCGGCCTCGTCACCGCGCCGAAGTCAGCGGCCGAGCGAGACGTGATCGACAACGCCACGCGCCGCTGGCCCGCGGTGCGCTTCGAGGTGGCGTACGCCGCGATGCAGGGCCCGCGCTCCGCGAGCGAGGTCATCGAAGCCGTCGAACGCCTCGACCGGCACCCCGACGTGGACGTGATCGTCATCGCCCGCGGCGGCGGCTCGCTCGAGGACCTGCTGCCGTTCTCCGACGAGGGCCTGATCCGGGCGGTGCACGCCGTCAAGAAACCTGTGGTCTCCGCCATCGGCCACGAGCCCGACCAGCCGCTGCTCGACCTGGTTGCCGACGTACGCGCGTCAACACCCACGGATGCCGCCCGGCGCCTCGTGCCCGACGTCGTCGAAGAGGTCCAGGGCGTCGTCTGGGCCAGGGGCCGCATCCGGACCCTGCTCGGCCAGTGGCTCGACCGAGAGCAGGGTGGTCTCGACGCACTGCGCTCTCGGCCCGCGCTGGCAGACCCACGCACCCTGCTCGACGCCCGCGTCGACGAGCTCACCACGTTGCGCGAGCGTGCCCGGCGCTCGCTGTCGCACCGGCTCGACCGCGCAGCCGACGACATCGACCACCACCGGGCACGGGCCCGAGGCCTCTCACCGCTGGCCACGCTTGAGCGCGGCTACGCCGTTCTCCAGGACGCCGACGGCCACGTCGTCACGTCGATCGAGGGCATCGACGCCGGCCGGGCGGTGTCGGTGCGTGTCTCCGACGGCCGCGTGCACGCCACCACCGATCGGGTCGAGTCGCTCGACCACTCACCAGAGGGAGACACCCATGGCTGA
- a CDS encoding 4-hydroxy-3-methylbut-2-enyl diphosphate reductase, protein MTDLGVPSVLSADEAKAVLLAAPRGYCAGVDRAVITVEKALDLYGAPVYVRKQIVHNKHVVSDLESRGAIFVEELDEVPEGKTVVFSAHGVSPEVHREAETRSLKTIDATCPLVTKVHHEARRFAADDYDILLIGHEGHEEVEGTAGEAPEHIQLVQSPADVGDIVVRDPAKVAWLSQTTLSVDETLETVAAIRERFPLLLDPPSDDICYATQNRQLAVKEIAHDADLVIVVGSGNSSNSVRLVEVALEVGAKASYRVDDASEIDEAWLDGVEKVSVTSGASVPESLVDGVLAYLSERGYPEARAVHSAEESLIFALPPELRRDLRLTQQA, encoded by the coding sequence ATGACCGACCTGGGTGTGCCTTCCGTCCTCAGCGCCGATGAGGCCAAGGCCGTGCTGCTCGCCGCGCCCCGGGGCTACTGCGCCGGCGTCGACCGGGCAGTGATCACCGTGGAGAAGGCGCTCGACCTGTACGGCGCGCCGGTCTACGTGCGCAAGCAGATCGTGCACAACAAGCACGTCGTGTCCGATCTCGAGTCGCGCGGCGCGATCTTCGTAGAGGAGCTCGACGAGGTGCCCGAGGGCAAGACCGTGGTGTTCTCCGCGCACGGGGTGTCGCCCGAGGTGCACCGCGAGGCCGAGACCCGCAGCCTCAAGACGATCGACGCGACCTGCCCGCTGGTGACCAAGGTGCACCACGAGGCCAGGCGGTTCGCGGCCGACGACTACGACATCCTGCTCATCGGCCACGAGGGCCACGAGGAGGTCGAGGGCACCGCCGGCGAGGCGCCCGAGCACATCCAGCTCGTGCAGTCGCCCGCCGACGTCGGGGACATCGTCGTACGCGACCCGGCCAAGGTGGCCTGGCTCTCGCAGACCACGCTGTCGGTCGACGAGACGCTCGAGACCGTGGCCGCGATCCGTGAGCGTTTCCCGCTGCTGCTCGACCCGCCGAGCGACGACATCTGCTACGCCACCCAGAACCGCCAGCTGGCGGTCAAGGAGATCGCCCACGACGCCGACCTGGTGATCGTGGTCGGGTCCGGCAACTCGTCGAACTCCGTGCGCCTGGTCGAGGTGGCGCTCGAGGTCGGCGCCAAGGCGTCGTACCGCGTCGACGACGCGTCCGAGATCGACGAGGCCTGGCTCGACGGGGTCGAGAAGGTCAGCGTCACCTCGGGTGCGAGCGTTCCGGAGTCGCTCGTCGACGGGGTGCTGGCCTACCTGAGCGAGCGCGGCTACCCCGAGGCACGCGCCGTACACAGCGCCGAGGAGTCGCTCATCTTCGCGCTGCCGCCCGAGCTGCGGCGTGACCTGCGCCTCACCCAGCAGGCCTGA
- a CDS encoding L-threonylcarbamoyladenylate synthase, producing the protein MARFLDLHPDNPQPRLVTQIVEALRDDALIAYPTDSGYALGCQLGNRDGRDRILRIRDLDDHHHFTLMCKDFSQLGQFVHVDNSAFRTIKAAVPGPYTFILPATGEVPKRLMHPKKKTVGVRIPDHVVVSAILEQLGEPILTSTLILPGEEEARTIGWEIKEDLDHQVDIVVEAGETPAQPTTVIDWSEGVPEVLRLGAGDPSRFVS; encoded by the coding sequence ATGGCGCGCTTCCTCGACCTTCACCCCGACAACCCGCAGCCGCGTCTGGTCACCCAGATCGTGGAGGCGCTGCGCGACGACGCGCTGATCGCCTACCCCACCGACTCGGGCTACGCGCTGGGCTGCCAGCTCGGCAACCGCGACGGCCGTGACCGGATCCTGCGCATCCGTGACCTCGACGACCATCACCACTTCACCCTGATGTGCAAGGACTTCTCGCAGCTCGGCCAGTTCGTGCACGTCGACAACTCGGCTTTCCGGACGATCAAGGCAGCGGTGCCGGGGCCCTACACCTTCATCCTGCCGGCCACCGGCGAGGTGCCGAAGCGGCTGATGCACCCCAAGAAGAAGACCGTGGGCGTGCGCATCCCCGACCACGTCGTGGTGTCCGCGATCCTCGAGCAGCTCGGCGAGCCGATCCTCACCAGCACGCTGATCCTCCCCGGTGAGGAAGAGGCCCGGACCATCGGCTGGGAGATCAAGGAAGACCTCGACCACCAGGTCGACATCGTCGTCGAGGCGGGGGAGACGCCCGCCCAGCCCACCACCGTCATCGACTGGTCGGAGGGCGTGCCCGAGGTGCTCAGGCTCGGGGCCGGGGATCCTTCTCGCTTCGTGTCCTGA
- a CDS encoding DUF6542 domain-containing protein — translation MSQTRSFPIAGLEPGRQVVALGLAAVLTVVVINVLLVGELSLFFDLCFVVLCMALALAVRTRDFFTIGVLPPLMMVGVFTLIGLTVPDVIAEPRDGVVQAVVSGLAHHSGALVAGYALCLATLAFRTRSEKDPRPRA, via the coding sequence GTGAGCCAGACCCGCTCCTTCCCGATCGCGGGACTCGAGCCGGGACGCCAGGTCGTGGCGCTCGGCCTCGCTGCCGTGCTCACCGTCGTGGTGATCAACGTGCTCCTGGTCGGCGAGCTGTCGCTCTTCTTCGACCTCTGCTTCGTCGTGCTGTGCATGGCGCTGGCGCTGGCCGTGCGCACCCGTGACTTCTTCACCATCGGTGTGCTGCCGCCGCTGATGATGGTCGGCGTCTTCACCCTGATCGGCCTGACCGTGCCCGACGTGATCGCCGAGCCGCGCGACGGCGTCGTGCAGGCAGTCGTCAGCGGGCTGGCGCACCACAGTGGCGCGCTGGTGGCGGGCTACGCGTTGTGCCTGGCCACGCTCGCGTTCAGGACACGAAGCGAGAAGGATCCCCGGCCCCGAGCCTGA
- a CDS encoding DNA recombination protein RmuC: MEIVTLFLTLVVGLALGVLVGHLWARSRGTGVAHAALEARAADQAVVAQGLERLQRQLVDLERERAQWQGHFDAQVDSMRLSTDTLRRETSSLSTALRKPQVRGRWGELHLRRAVELAGLVDRCDFTEQARLVGGALRPDLIVRLAGGRSIVVDAKVPLDAFLDATATDDDDLRAHHLSRHAAQLRNHVNALADKAYWRALTESPEFVVMFVPAEAFLSAALDAQTDLLEYAAERRVILATPTTLIALLRTVAHGWSHDRLADQAAEVQRLGRELHERLATMGGNLARLGRSLSAAVGAYNQAVGSIEGRVLVTARKFSELGVTDDALDEPAQVEVTPRSLAAAEFAHDISALGRDADPLDDTLDLSWGERGTGDPSGGDAARRASGA, translated from the coding sequence ATGGAGATCGTGACGCTGTTCCTCACCCTCGTCGTCGGGCTCGCCCTCGGCGTGCTCGTCGGCCACCTCTGGGCCCGCTCGCGCGGCACGGGTGTCGCGCATGCCGCGCTCGAGGCGCGGGCTGCCGACCAGGCCGTCGTCGCGCAGGGCCTCGAGCGGCTGCAGCGCCAACTGGTCGACCTCGAGCGCGAGCGCGCCCAGTGGCAGGGCCACTTCGACGCGCAGGTCGACAGCATGCGGCTGTCCACCGACACGCTCCGCCGCGAGACGTCCTCGCTGTCCACGGCCCTGCGCAAGCCGCAGGTGCGCGGTAGGTGGGGCGAGCTGCATCTGCGCCGCGCCGTTGAGCTGGCCGGGCTCGTCGATCGGTGCGACTTCACCGAGCAGGCGCGGCTCGTCGGTGGGGCACTGCGTCCCGACCTGATCGTGCGACTTGCCGGCGGACGCTCGATCGTGGTCGACGCCAAGGTGCCCCTCGACGCGTTTCTCGACGCCACGGCCACCGATGACGACGATCTGCGGGCGCACCACCTGAGCCGACACGCGGCTCAGCTGCGCAACCACGTCAACGCGCTGGCTGACAAGGCCTACTGGCGGGCTCTGACCGAGTCACCGGAGTTCGTGGTGATGTTCGTGCCGGCGGAGGCGTTCCTCTCCGCGGCGCTCGACGCGCAGACCGACCTGCTCGAGTACGCCGCGGAGCGACGTGTCATCCTCGCCACGCCCACCACCCTGATCGCCCTCCTGCGCACCGTCGCGCACGGCTGGTCGCACGACCGGCTCGCGGACCAGGCGGCCGAGGTGCAGCGGCTCGGCCGCGAGCTGCACGAGCGGCTGGCCACGATGGGCGGCAACCTCGCCCGGCTCGGGCGTTCGCTGAGCGCCGCGGTCGGCGCCTACAACCAGGCCGTGGGCTCCATCGAGGGGCGGGTGCTGGTGACGGCCCGCAAGTTCAGCGAGCTCGGGGTGACCGACGACGCGCTCGATGAGCCGGCGCAGGTCGAGGTGACTCCGCGCAGCCTCGCGGCCGCGGAGTTCGCCCACGACATCAGCGCGCTCGGGCGCGACGCCGACCCGCTGGACGACACCCTCGACCTCTCCTGGGGCGAACGCGGCACGGGCGACCCGTCCGGGGGTGATGCGGCGCGGCGTGCGAGCGGAGCCTGA
- a CDS encoding exodeoxyribonuclease III, protein MRLATWNVNSLRSRIDRVEAFLQRHDVDVLALQETKAREDQLPLMGLQSLGYDVAAAGTNQWNGVAIMSRIGLDNVQVGFDGMPGYGEPLAPESRAIGAVCGGVRVWSVYVPNGRKPDDPHYVYKLDWLAKLRAESAQWLGEDAALVGDWNVCPTDEDVFDPAQFKNSTHVTPAERAAFQAFLDDGWVDTARPFTPGPDVYTYWDYYRQRFERNRGLRIDFVLGSPSFAGRVTGAFIDRDERAGKGASDHAPVVVDLAD, encoded by the coding sequence GTGCGCCTGGCCACCTGGAACGTCAACTCACTCCGCTCACGTATCGACCGGGTCGAGGCATTTCTGCAGCGCCACGACGTCGACGTACTCGCTCTCCAGGAGACGAAGGCGCGCGAGGACCAGCTGCCGCTGATGGGCCTCCAGTCGCTGGGGTACGACGTCGCCGCGGCCGGCACGAACCAGTGGAACGGCGTCGCGATCATGAGCCGGATCGGCCTCGACAACGTGCAGGTGGGCTTCGACGGCATGCCCGGGTACGGCGAGCCACTGGCGCCCGAGTCGCGCGCGATCGGGGCGGTGTGTGGCGGCGTACGCGTGTGGTCGGTGTACGTGCCGAACGGCCGCAAGCCCGACGACCCGCACTACGTCTACAAGCTCGACTGGCTGGCGAAGCTGCGTGCCGAGTCTGCCCAGTGGCTAGGCGAGGACGCGGCGCTGGTGGGCGACTGGAACGTGTGCCCGACCGACGAGGACGTCTTCGACCCGGCGCAGTTCAAGAACTCCACGCACGTCACGCCGGCCGAGCGGGCAGCGTTCCAGGCGTTCCTCGACGACGGCTGGGTCGACACGGCCAGGCCGTTCACACCGGGGCCTGACGTCTACACCTATTGGGACTACTACCGGCAGCGTTTCGAGCGCAACCGCGGCCTGCGCATCGACTTCGTGCTCGGCTCGCCGTCGTTCGCGGGCCGGGTCACCGGGGCGTTCATCGACCGCGACGAGCGGGCCGGCAAGGGCGCCTCCGACCACGCTCCCGTGGTCGTCGACCTCGCCGACTGA
- a CDS encoding CDP-alcohol phosphatidyltransferase family protein, translating into MQKLAAWAVHAYTAIGSVLALGMVHFAYEGDEQTVLWLFLAAMFVDGTDGFMARHFRVKELVPEFDGALLDNIVDYLTYAFAPIVLLWANGYLPDGLWGGTVASLPLLASCYQFCRSDAKTDDHFFLGFPSYWNVVAFYVVVVGMSVGVTTVLLLVFTVLVFVPVKYLYPSRTEDLWYLNMSFSAAWLAVFGVIVAQLPDPSMVLIVVSMAYPVYYVAVSLWLTAKTAHRTRRLNSSERPADEATTH; encoded by the coding sequence ATGCAGAAGCTTGCCGCCTGGGCGGTGCACGCCTACACCGCCATCGGGTCGGTGCTCGCGCTCGGCATGGTGCACTTCGCCTACGAGGGTGACGAGCAGACCGTGCTGTGGCTCTTCCTGGCGGCGATGTTCGTCGACGGCACCGACGGATTCATGGCCCGGCACTTCCGGGTGAAGGAGCTGGTGCCGGAGTTCGACGGTGCGCTGCTCGACAACATCGTCGACTACCTGACCTACGCGTTCGCGCCGATCGTGCTGCTCTGGGCCAACGGCTACCTGCCCGACGGCCTCTGGGGCGGCACCGTGGCGTCGCTTCCGCTGCTGGCGTCGTGCTACCAGTTCTGCCGGTCCGACGCGAAGACCGACGACCACTTCTTCCTCGGCTTCCCGAGCTACTGGAACGTCGTGGCGTTCTACGTCGTCGTGGTCGGCATGTCGGTCGGTGTCACGACCGTGCTGCTGCTCGTCTTCACGGTGCTGGTGTTCGTGCCCGTGAAGTACCTCTACCCGTCGCGCACCGAGGACCTCTGGTACCTCAACATGAGCTTCTCGGCAGCCTGGCTGGCGGTCTTCGGCGTCATCGTGGCGCAGCTGCCGGACCCGTCGATGGTGCTCATCGTGGTCTCAATGGCCTACCCGGTCTACTACGTGGCCGTGAGCCTGTGGCTGACCGCCAAGACGGCCCACCGCACCCGCCGGCTCAACTCGTCAGAGCGTCCAGCGGACGAGGCAACCACGCACTGA
- a CDS encoding PH domain-containing protein, which produces MIGPLRALRQFLVPAVVAIFGVSTSGGLRWWWSLPIVLVPLLIGLLPWLTTRYRITGTRLERRSGWLNKQEVTAPLDRVRSVDLESSLLHRILGVTTVSIGTGVDETRIKLDAIANDDAAGLRRVLLAERAPAVVSTPPSEDAPTPLEQPEVLATIDWSWLRFAPFSLSRLVIVAGALGALSQFADDLPFLDSEHLSDAWQWVVSFAIPLVAIVLFVIALIGWLVISVGGYVIQWFGLRLTREHGSLHLTAGLFTTKSISVEETRVRGLVLDEPLLLRLVGGAELSTLATGVEDGVTQILPPAPVGVARRVGVAVLPGAEPIDVPMRRHGPRARRRRIIRALWFPAFLVVAGVVATIAFELPWWPAAVLAVVVLGLGVVLGESAYRHLGHARTPEHLVSGDGITTRRRTVLESDGIIGWVVVQTWFQRRAGLVTLVATTAAGAESVRIIDLPLEWAIELADASTPGVLSAWLPRPLDALTS; this is translated from the coding sequence GTGATCGGACCGTTACGGGCGCTGCGCCAGTTCCTCGTGCCGGCCGTCGTGGCGATCTTCGGCGTGAGTACGTCGGGTGGCCTGCGGTGGTGGTGGTCGCTCCCGATCGTCCTGGTGCCCTTGTTGATCGGCCTGCTGCCGTGGCTGACGACCCGCTACCGGATCACCGGGACCCGGCTCGAGCGGCGCTCCGGCTGGCTCAACAAGCAGGAGGTCACCGCTCCCCTCGACCGGGTGCGCAGCGTCGACCTCGAGAGCTCGCTGCTGCACCGGATCCTCGGGGTGACGACCGTCAGCATCGGCACCGGTGTCGACGAGACGCGGATCAAGCTCGACGCGATCGCCAACGACGACGCGGCCGGGCTGCGGCGGGTGCTGCTGGCTGAGCGCGCGCCGGCCGTCGTCTCGACTCCCCCGTCGGAGGACGCCCCGACTCCGCTCGAGCAGCCGGAGGTGCTGGCCACGATCGACTGGTCCTGGCTGCGCTTCGCGCCGTTCAGCCTCTCGCGTCTGGTCATCGTGGCGGGTGCGCTCGGCGCACTCTCGCAGTTCGCCGACGACCTGCCGTTCCTCGACAGCGAGCACCTTTCCGACGCCTGGCAGTGGGTGGTCTCGTTCGCGATCCCGCTGGTCGCCATCGTGCTGTTCGTCATCGCCCTGATCGGCTGGCTGGTCATCTCGGTCGGGGGCTACGTCATCCAGTGGTTCGGCCTCAGGCTGACCCGCGAGCACGGCTCGCTGCATCTGACCGCCGGCCTCTTCACCACCAAGTCGATCAGCGTCGAGGAGACCCGCGTGCGCGGGCTGGTGCTCGACGAGCCGTTGCTGCTGCGCCTGGTCGGCGGCGCCGAGCTGTCCACGCTCGCGACCGGCGTGGAAGACGGCGTGACGCAGATCCTGCCGCCCGCCCCGGTCGGGGTCGCGCGGCGCGTCGGGGTCGCCGTACTGCCGGGGGCGGAGCCGATCGACGTGCCGATGCGGCGGCACGGGCCACGAGCCAGGCGGCGCCGCATCATCCGTGCGCTCTGGTTTCCCGCGTTCCTCGTCGTAGCCGGTGTCGTCGCAACCATCGCGTTCGAGCTGCCGTGGTGGCCCGCGGCCGTGCTCGCCGTGGTCGTGCTGGGCCTGGGCGTCGTGCTGGGCGAGTCGGCCTACCGCCACCTCGGACACGCGCGTACGCCGGAGCACCTGGTCTCCGGAGACGGCATCACGACGCGTCGGCGGACCGTGCTGGAGTCGGACGGCATCATCGGCTGGGTCGTCGTGCAGACGTGGTTCCAGCGACGTGCCGGGCTGGTCACCCTGGTTGCCACCACCGCCGCCGGTGCCGAGAGCGTCCGCATCATCGACTTGCCGCTGGAGTGGGCCATCGAGCTCGCCGACGCCTCCACCCCGGGCGTGCTCAGTGCGTGGTTGCCTCGTCCGCTGGACGCTCTGACGAGTTGA
- a CDS encoding PH domain-containing protein — MTDVTAETTLREPAHQVSPRAVTYWRLGAAIGAVVFVGLTIAAYVVIPMLTDSGRPWWATLLLGLLVVVEVAYVVAMPTIRYRVHRWEVTETAIHTRSGWISRETRIAPLSRVQTVDSQQGALMRLFRLSTLVVTTASAAGPLTIVGLDQEAARRVVADLVAITGASEGDAT; from the coding sequence ATGACCGATGTGACGGCCGAGACGACATTGCGCGAACCAGCCCATCAGGTGAGCCCGCGGGCGGTGACCTACTGGCGGCTGGGCGCGGCGATCGGCGCGGTCGTCTTCGTCGGTCTCACGATCGCGGCGTACGTCGTGATCCCGATGCTGACGGACTCCGGTCGGCCGTGGTGGGCGACTCTCCTGCTCGGACTGTTGGTGGTCGTCGAGGTGGCGTACGTCGTGGCGATGCCGACCATCCGCTACCGCGTGCACCGGTGGGAGGTCACCGAGACCGCGATCCACACGCGGTCGGGCTGGATCAGCCGCGAGACACGCATCGCACCGCTGTCGCGGGTGCAGACCGTCGACTCCCAGCAGGGCGCGCTGATGCGACTGTTCAGGCTCTCGACGCTGGTGGTCACGACCGCGTCGGCCGCCGGGCCGCTGACCATCGTCGGTCTCGACCAGGAAGCGGCGAGGCGGGTGGTCGCCGATCTCGTCGCCATCACCGGCGCCAGCGAGGGCGACGCCACGTGA
- the ychF gene encoding redox-regulated ATPase YchF: MALTIGIVGLPNAGKSTLFNALTKNDVLAANYPFATIEPNVGVVGVPDDRLPQLAEVFGSAKLLPATVEFVDIAGIVRGASEGEGLGNKFLSHIRESAAICQVTRVFRDEDVTHVDGEVNPSSDISTISTELILADLQTVEKAIPRLEKEARGNKSLAANLDAAREALTALESGTPISSTKIDRSLIRELSLLTAKPFIFVFNCDADELSDETLKDQMREIIAPAEAIFLDAKFESELVELDDDEEARAMLAEMGVDEPGLETLARVGFDTLGLQTYLTAGPKETRAWTIKKGATAPEAAGVIHTDFQRGFIKAEIVSFDDLMAAGSMNKAKEAGKVRMEGKDYVMADGDVVEFRFNV; encoded by the coding sequence GTGGCACTCACCATCGGCATCGTCGGACTCCCCAATGCGGGCAAGTCGACCCTCTTCAACGCGTTGACCAAGAACGACGTCCTCGCGGCGAACTACCCGTTCGCGACCATCGAGCCCAATGTCGGCGTCGTCGGGGTCCCCGACGACCGGCTGCCGCAGCTCGCCGAGGTGTTCGGGTCGGCCAAGCTACTGCCCGCCACGGTCGAGTTCGTCGACATCGCGGGCATCGTCCGCGGCGCCTCCGAGGGTGAGGGCCTGGGCAACAAGTTCCTCTCCCACATCCGCGAGTCTGCCGCGATCTGCCAGGTGACCCGGGTCTTCCGCGACGAGGACGTCACCCACGTCGACGGCGAGGTCAACCCGAGCAGCGACATCTCGACCATCTCGACCGAGCTGATCCTGGCCGATCTGCAGACCGTCGAGAAGGCGATCCCGCGGCTGGAGAAAGAGGCGCGCGGCAACAAGTCGCTCGCCGCCAATCTCGACGCCGCCCGCGAAGCGCTGACCGCACTCGAGTCCGGTACGCCGATCAGCTCGACCAAGATCGACCGCTCGCTGATCCGGGAGCTGTCCCTGCTCACCGCCAAGCCGTTCATCTTCGTCTTCAACTGCGACGCCGACGAGCTGTCCGACGAGACCCTCAAGGACCAGATGCGCGAGATCATCGCACCGGCCGAGGCGATCTTCCTCGACGCGAAGTTCGAGTCCGAGCTGGTCGAGCTGGACGACGACGAGGAGGCCCGCGCGATGCTGGCCGAGATGGGCGTCGACGAGCCCGGCCTCGAGACCCTGGCCCGCGTCGGCTTCGACACCCTCGGCCTGCAGACCTACCTCACCGCCGGCCCCAAGGAGACGCGGGCCTGGACCATCAAGAAGGGCGCCACCGCCCCCGAGGCCGCCGGCGTCATCCACACCGACTTCCAGCGCGGCTTCATCAAGGCCGAGATCGTCTCGTTCGACGACCTGATGGCCGCCGGCTCCATGAACAAGGCCAAGGAAGCCGGCAAGGTGCGCATGGAGGGCAAGGACTACGTCATGGCCGACGGCGATGTCGTGGAGTTCCGCTTCAACGTGTGA